In a single window of the Acipenser ruthenus chromosome 20, fAciRut3.2 maternal haplotype, whole genome shotgun sequence genome:
- the LOC117425854 gene encoding membrane-bound transcription factor site-1 protease isoform X1, whose amino-acid sequence MRLGSAWLWMLLFLLCSRKPVGLELGHATITNHQGLLCPNCTHLTLKVEFSTAMVEHEYIVAFKGYFTAKARSKFISSALKNSDVADWKIIPRDNPASDYPSDFEVVQIKEAHRDGLLTLQDHPHIKRVTPQRKVFRTLKFTNSADEVVPCNDTRWTQKWQSSRPLRRTSLSLGSGFWHATGRHSSRRLLRAIPRQVAQTLQADVLWQMGYTGAGVKVAVFDTGLGEKHPHFKNVKERTNWTNEKTLDDGLGHGTFVAGVIASMRECQGFAPDSELHIFRVFTNNQVSYTSWFLDAFNYAILKKIDVLNLSIGGPDFMDHPFVDKVWELTANKVIMVSAIGNDGPLYGTLNNPADQMDVIGVGGIDFEDNIARFSSRGMTTWELPGGYGRVKPDIVTYGSGVRGSGIKGGCRSLSGTSVASPVVAGAVTLLASTVQNRELVNPASMKQALIASARRLPGVNMFEQGHGKLDLLKAYQILNSYRPQASLSPSYIDLTECPYMWPYCSQPIYYGGMPTIVNVTILNGMGVTGRIVDKPIWQPYLPQNGDSIEVAVSYSHVLWPWSGYLAVSITVAKKAALWEGIAQGHVMVVVASPAENDSETGAEQTSTVKLPVKVKIIPTPPRSKRVLWDQYHNLRYPPGYFPRDNLRMKNDPLDWNGDHIHTNFRDMYQHLRSMGYFVEVLGAPITCFDASQYGTLLMVDSEEEYFPEEIIKLRRDIDNGLSLIVFSDWYNTSVMRKVKFYDENTRQWWMPDTGGANIPALNDLISVWGMAFSDGLYEGDFSMANHDMYYASGCSIAKFPQDGIVIAQTLKDQGLGVLKQETTVVDNVPILGLYQTPSEGGGRIALYGDSNCIDDSHRQKDCFWLLDSLLQYTSHSVMPPSLSHSENRQRPPTVSEHPLPERLEGNHLYRYSKVLEAHLGDPKPRPLPACPHLSWAKPQPLNETAPSNLWKHQKLLSIDLDKVALPNFRQNRPQVRPLSPGESGAWDIPGGIMPGRYNQDVGQTIPVFAFLGAMVVLAFFVVQITKSKSKPKRRKPRVKRPQCLQQPHPPKTPSV is encoded by the exons ATGAGGCTGGGGAGTGCCTGGCTGTGGATGCTGTTGTTTCTGCTGTGCAGCAGGAAGCCTGTGGGGTTGGAGCTGGGCCATGCCACCATCACCAACCACCAGGGTCTCCTCTGCCCGAACTGCACCCACCTCACCCTGAAAGTGGAGTTCTCCACCGCTATGGTGGAACACG AGTACATAGTTGCTTTCAAAGGATATTTCACTGCCAAAGCCAGGAGTAAGTTCATTTCGAGTGCACTGAAGAACTCTGACGTGGCGGACTGGAAGATTATTCCCCGAGACAATCCCGCCAGCGAttaccccagcgacttcgaggtAGTGCAGATCAAAGAGGCGCACAGAGACGGGCTCCTGACACTGCAGGACCATCCGCACATTAAACGAGTCACACCACAGAGAAAGGTCTTCCGCACCCTCAAATTCACAAACT CAGCTGATGAGGTGGTGCCTTGTAACGACACCCGATGGACCCAGAAGTGGCAGTCTTCCCGTCCGCTGAGGAGAACCAGTCTGTCTCTGGGCTCCGGGTTCTGGCACGCCACTGGCAGACACTCAAGCAGACGCTTGCTCAGAGCCATCCCCCGGCAGGTGGCACAGACCCTGCAGGCTGACGTGCTCTGGCAGATGGGGTACACAG ggGCTGGTGTTAAAGTAGCAGTGTTCGATACAGGGCTCGGTGAGAAGCATCCACATTTCAAGAATGTAAAAGAAAGAACCAACTGGACCAATGAAAAGACCCTGGATGATG GGCTGGGTCACGGCACGTTTGTGGCAGGCGTGATAGCCAGCATGAGAGAGTGCCAGGGTTTTGCTCCTGATTCTGAGCTGCACATTTTCAGAGTATTCACCAACAACCAG GTCTCCTACACATCCTGGTTCCTGGATGCCTTTAACTATGCCATCCTGAAGAAAATAGATGTCTTAAACCTCAGCATAGGAGGACCAGACTTCATGGATCATCCTTTTGTTGATAAG GTTTGGGAACTGACTGCCAACAAGGTGATTATGGTCTCTGCCATTGGAAACGATGGTCCTCTTTATGG CACCCTAAATAACCCAGCAGACCAGATGGATGTTATCGGAGTGGGTGGGATTGATTTTGAAGATAATATTGCTCggttttcctctagaggaatgaCAACTTGG GAGCTGCCCGGTGGTTATGGCAGGGTGAAGCCGGACATTGTCACCTATGGGTCTGGGGTCCGAGGGTCTGGCATTAAGGGGGGGTGTCGGTCTCTGTCTGGAACCAGCGTCGCTTCACCAGTGGTTGCTGGTGCAGTCACTCTGTTGGCAAG CACTGTGCAGAATCGGGAGCTGGTCAACCCTGCCAGCATGAAGCAGGCTCTCATTGCCTCGGCACGTAGGCTCCCAGGTGTCAACATGTTTGAGCAGGGGCATGGCAAGCTGGATCTCCTCAAGGCTTACCAGATACTTAACAGCTACCGGCCCCAGGCCAG cctGAGTCCAAGCTACATTGATTTGACTGAGTGCCCATATATGTGGCCGTATTGCTCCCAGCCCATCTACTATGGAGGAATGCCAACAATTGTGAATGTTACCATTCTCAACGGGATGGGCGTTACTGGCAGGATCGTTGACAAG CCCATCTGGCAGCCCTATTTGCCCCAGAACGGCGACAGCATTGAGGTGGCTGTGTCTTATTCACACGTGCTCTGGCCATGGTCCGGTTACCTTGCTGTCTCCATCACCGTTGCAAAGAAGGCTGCATTGTGGGAGGGAATCGCTCAGGGGCACGTGATGGTGGTTGTAGCATCGCCAGCGGAGAATGAT TCTGAAACGGGTGCGGAGCAGACCTCCACAGTGAAGCTCCCTGTTAAAGTGAAGATCATTCCGACCCCTCCGCGCAGTAAGAGGGTTCTGTGGGATCAGTACCACAACCTGCGCTACCCGCCGGGATACTTTCCCCGGGACAACCTGCGGATGAAGAATGACCCCCTGGACTG GAACGGAGATCATATTCACACAAACTTCAGGGATATGTACCAGCACCTGAGGAGTATGGGGTACTTTGTGGAAGTCCTAGGAGCACCAATCACATGTTTTGATGCCAGCCAGTATG GGACCCTGCTGATGGTGGACAGTGAGGAGGAGTATTTCCCAGAGGAGATCATTAAACTGCGGAGAGACATTGACAACGGGCTGTCTCTGATCGTGTTCAGTGACTGGTACAACACCTCTGTCATGAGGAAGGTTAAGTTCTACGATGAAAACACAAG GCAGTGGTGGATGCCGGACACAGGTGGGGCTAATATCCCAGCTCTGAATGATCTGATCTCTGTCTGGGGAATGGCATTCAGTGATGGTCTGTATGAAGGAGACTTCTCAATGGCAAACCATGACA TGTACTATGCCTCTGGATGCAGCATTGCCAAATTTCCTCAAGATGGAATTGTCATAGCCCAAACCCTGAAGGACCAAG GACTGGGAGTGTTGAAACAGGAGACGACAGTGGTGGATAATGTTCCTATACTGGGTCTCTACCAAACACCCTCGGAAGGAGGGGGTCGTATAGCCCTGTATGGAGACTCCAACTGTATAGACGACAGTCACAGACAGAAAG ATTGTTTCTGGCTCCTGGATTCCCTGCTTCAGTACACCTCGCACAGCGTGATGCCCCCCAGTCTGAGTCACTCTGAGAACAGACAGCGTCCCCCCACAGTCAGTGAGCATCCACTGCCGGAGAGACTGGAAG GAAACCACTTGTATCGCTATTCGAAGGTACTGGAAGCTCACCTGGGAGACCCGAAGCCACGCCCACTTCCTGCCTGTCCGCACCTGTCGTGGGCCAAACCACAGCCTCTCAACGAGACTGCCCCTAG CAACCTCTGGAAGCACCAGAAACTGCTGTCGATAGACCTGGacaaggtggctctaccaaactTCAGACAGAACCGGCCCCAAGTGAGGCCGCTGTCTCCTGGGGAGAGTGGTGCCTGGGATATTCCTGGGG GTATAATGCCTGGTCGCTATAACCAGGATGTGGGGCAGACCATCCCAGTGTTTGCATTTCTGGGGGCTATGGTGGTGCTGGCGTTCTTTGTAGTGCAGATCACCAAATCCAAGAGCAAGCCAAAGAGAAGGAAACCACGGGTCAAGCGTCCACAGTGCCTACAGCAGCCACACCCACCCAAAACGCCGTCTGTCTGA
- the LOC117425854 gene encoding membrane-bound transcription factor site-1 protease isoform X2, with amino-acid sequence MRLGSAWLWMLLFLLCSRKPVGLELGHATITNHQGLLCPNCTHLTLKVEFSTAMVEHEYIVAFKGYFTAKARSKFISSALKNSDVADWKIIPRDNPASDYPSDFEVVQIKEAHRDGLLTLQDHPHIKRVTPQRKVFRTLKFTNSDEVVPCNDTRWTQKWQSSRPLRRTSLSLGSGFWHATGRHSSRRLLRAIPRQVAQTLQADVLWQMGYTGAGVKVAVFDTGLGEKHPHFKNVKERTNWTNEKTLDDGLGHGTFVAGVIASMRECQGFAPDSELHIFRVFTNNQVSYTSWFLDAFNYAILKKIDVLNLSIGGPDFMDHPFVDKVWELTANKVIMVSAIGNDGPLYGTLNNPADQMDVIGVGGIDFEDNIARFSSRGMTTWELPGGYGRVKPDIVTYGSGVRGSGIKGGCRSLSGTSVASPVVAGAVTLLASTVQNRELVNPASMKQALIASARRLPGVNMFEQGHGKLDLLKAYQILNSYRPQASLSPSYIDLTECPYMWPYCSQPIYYGGMPTIVNVTILNGMGVTGRIVDKPIWQPYLPQNGDSIEVAVSYSHVLWPWSGYLAVSITVAKKAALWEGIAQGHVMVVVASPAENDSETGAEQTSTVKLPVKVKIIPTPPRSKRVLWDQYHNLRYPPGYFPRDNLRMKNDPLDWNGDHIHTNFRDMYQHLRSMGYFVEVLGAPITCFDASQYGTLLMVDSEEEYFPEEIIKLRRDIDNGLSLIVFSDWYNTSVMRKVKFYDENTRQWWMPDTGGANIPALNDLISVWGMAFSDGLYEGDFSMANHDMYYASGCSIAKFPQDGIVIAQTLKDQGLGVLKQETTVVDNVPILGLYQTPSEGGGRIALYGDSNCIDDSHRQKDCFWLLDSLLQYTSHSVMPPSLSHSENRQRPPTVSEHPLPERLEGNHLYRYSKVLEAHLGDPKPRPLPACPHLSWAKPQPLNETAPSNLWKHQKLLSIDLDKVALPNFRQNRPQVRPLSPGESGAWDIPGGIMPGRYNQDVGQTIPVFAFLGAMVVLAFFVVQITKSKSKPKRRKPRVKRPQCLQQPHPPKTPSV; translated from the exons ATGAGGCTGGGGAGTGCCTGGCTGTGGATGCTGTTGTTTCTGCTGTGCAGCAGGAAGCCTGTGGGGTTGGAGCTGGGCCATGCCACCATCACCAACCACCAGGGTCTCCTCTGCCCGAACTGCACCCACCTCACCCTGAAAGTGGAGTTCTCCACCGCTATGGTGGAACACG AGTACATAGTTGCTTTCAAAGGATATTTCACTGCCAAAGCCAGGAGTAAGTTCATTTCGAGTGCACTGAAGAACTCTGACGTGGCGGACTGGAAGATTATTCCCCGAGACAATCCCGCCAGCGAttaccccagcgacttcgaggtAGTGCAGATCAAAGAGGCGCACAGAGACGGGCTCCTGACACTGCAGGACCATCCGCACATTAAACGAGTCACACCACAGAGAAAGGTCTTCCGCACCCTCAAATTCACAAACT CTGATGAGGTGGTGCCTTGTAACGACACCCGATGGACCCAGAAGTGGCAGTCTTCCCGTCCGCTGAGGAGAACCAGTCTGTCTCTGGGCTCCGGGTTCTGGCACGCCACTGGCAGACACTCAAGCAGACGCTTGCTCAGAGCCATCCCCCGGCAGGTGGCACAGACCCTGCAGGCTGACGTGCTCTGGCAGATGGGGTACACAG ggGCTGGTGTTAAAGTAGCAGTGTTCGATACAGGGCTCGGTGAGAAGCATCCACATTTCAAGAATGTAAAAGAAAGAACCAACTGGACCAATGAAAAGACCCTGGATGATG GGCTGGGTCACGGCACGTTTGTGGCAGGCGTGATAGCCAGCATGAGAGAGTGCCAGGGTTTTGCTCCTGATTCTGAGCTGCACATTTTCAGAGTATTCACCAACAACCAG GTCTCCTACACATCCTGGTTCCTGGATGCCTTTAACTATGCCATCCTGAAGAAAATAGATGTCTTAAACCTCAGCATAGGAGGACCAGACTTCATGGATCATCCTTTTGTTGATAAG GTTTGGGAACTGACTGCCAACAAGGTGATTATGGTCTCTGCCATTGGAAACGATGGTCCTCTTTATGG CACCCTAAATAACCCAGCAGACCAGATGGATGTTATCGGAGTGGGTGGGATTGATTTTGAAGATAATATTGCTCggttttcctctagaggaatgaCAACTTGG GAGCTGCCCGGTGGTTATGGCAGGGTGAAGCCGGACATTGTCACCTATGGGTCTGGGGTCCGAGGGTCTGGCATTAAGGGGGGGTGTCGGTCTCTGTCTGGAACCAGCGTCGCTTCACCAGTGGTTGCTGGTGCAGTCACTCTGTTGGCAAG CACTGTGCAGAATCGGGAGCTGGTCAACCCTGCCAGCATGAAGCAGGCTCTCATTGCCTCGGCACGTAGGCTCCCAGGTGTCAACATGTTTGAGCAGGGGCATGGCAAGCTGGATCTCCTCAAGGCTTACCAGATACTTAACAGCTACCGGCCCCAGGCCAG cctGAGTCCAAGCTACATTGATTTGACTGAGTGCCCATATATGTGGCCGTATTGCTCCCAGCCCATCTACTATGGAGGAATGCCAACAATTGTGAATGTTACCATTCTCAACGGGATGGGCGTTACTGGCAGGATCGTTGACAAG CCCATCTGGCAGCCCTATTTGCCCCAGAACGGCGACAGCATTGAGGTGGCTGTGTCTTATTCACACGTGCTCTGGCCATGGTCCGGTTACCTTGCTGTCTCCATCACCGTTGCAAAGAAGGCTGCATTGTGGGAGGGAATCGCTCAGGGGCACGTGATGGTGGTTGTAGCATCGCCAGCGGAGAATGAT TCTGAAACGGGTGCGGAGCAGACCTCCACAGTGAAGCTCCCTGTTAAAGTGAAGATCATTCCGACCCCTCCGCGCAGTAAGAGGGTTCTGTGGGATCAGTACCACAACCTGCGCTACCCGCCGGGATACTTTCCCCGGGACAACCTGCGGATGAAGAATGACCCCCTGGACTG GAACGGAGATCATATTCACACAAACTTCAGGGATATGTACCAGCACCTGAGGAGTATGGGGTACTTTGTGGAAGTCCTAGGAGCACCAATCACATGTTTTGATGCCAGCCAGTATG GGACCCTGCTGATGGTGGACAGTGAGGAGGAGTATTTCCCAGAGGAGATCATTAAACTGCGGAGAGACATTGACAACGGGCTGTCTCTGATCGTGTTCAGTGACTGGTACAACACCTCTGTCATGAGGAAGGTTAAGTTCTACGATGAAAACACAAG GCAGTGGTGGATGCCGGACACAGGTGGGGCTAATATCCCAGCTCTGAATGATCTGATCTCTGTCTGGGGAATGGCATTCAGTGATGGTCTGTATGAAGGAGACTTCTCAATGGCAAACCATGACA TGTACTATGCCTCTGGATGCAGCATTGCCAAATTTCCTCAAGATGGAATTGTCATAGCCCAAACCCTGAAGGACCAAG GACTGGGAGTGTTGAAACAGGAGACGACAGTGGTGGATAATGTTCCTATACTGGGTCTCTACCAAACACCCTCGGAAGGAGGGGGTCGTATAGCCCTGTATGGAGACTCCAACTGTATAGACGACAGTCACAGACAGAAAG ATTGTTTCTGGCTCCTGGATTCCCTGCTTCAGTACACCTCGCACAGCGTGATGCCCCCCAGTCTGAGTCACTCTGAGAACAGACAGCGTCCCCCCACAGTCAGTGAGCATCCACTGCCGGAGAGACTGGAAG GAAACCACTTGTATCGCTATTCGAAGGTACTGGAAGCTCACCTGGGAGACCCGAAGCCACGCCCACTTCCTGCCTGTCCGCACCTGTCGTGGGCCAAACCACAGCCTCTCAACGAGACTGCCCCTAG CAACCTCTGGAAGCACCAGAAACTGCTGTCGATAGACCTGGacaaggtggctctaccaaactTCAGACAGAACCGGCCCCAAGTGAGGCCGCTGTCTCCTGGGGAGAGTGGTGCCTGGGATATTCCTGGGG GTATAATGCCTGGTCGCTATAACCAGGATGTGGGGCAGACCATCCCAGTGTTTGCATTTCTGGGGGCTATGGTGGTGCTGGCGTTCTTTGTAGTGCAGATCACCAAATCCAAGAGCAAGCCAAAGAGAAGGAAACCACGGGTCAAGCGTCCACAGTGCCTACAGCAGCCACACCCACCCAAAACGCCGTCTGTCTGA